A window of Polaromonas hydrogenivorans contains these coding sequences:
- the araD gene encoding L-arabinonate dehydratase, with translation MTKKTYQELRSARWFAPDDVRSFGHRSRVMQLGYGPQDWEGKPVIAILNTWSDIGTCHGHFKQRVEDVKRGVLQAGGFPLELPALSLSESLVKPTTMLYRNMLAMDVEELLRSHPIDGAVLMGGCDKTTPGLVLGALSAGVPFIYMPAGPMLRGNVKGKILGSGSDTWKYWDERRAGKINATQWLEVEGGIARSHGHCMTMGTASTMTGIAEAIGLTLPGASSIPAVDSNHIRMATECGRRAVSMVWEDLTPAKMLSRASFENAITVAMAMGCSTNAIIHLVAMSRRAGEHCAVGLDDFDAASRRVPVIANIRPSGDTYLMEDFYYAGGMLGMMSVLKDHLKLDALTVTGKPLGENLVGAEVYNHDVIRPLDNPIYAEGALAVLRGNLAPDGCVIKPSACAPQYLQHTGPALVFDDYPSMKAAVDDENLDVTADHIMILRNAGPQGGPGMPEWGMLPIPLKLVKQGVKDMLRISDARMSGTSYGACILHVAPEAYIGGPLALVKTGDLITVDVPARSIHLEVSDDELALRRAAWTAPPKRFERGYGWMSARHIQQADTGCDFDFLETSFGAPIGEPDIY, from the coding sequence ATGACCAAAAAGACCTACCAAGAACTGCGCAGCGCGCGCTGGTTCGCCCCCGACGATGTGCGTTCCTTCGGCCACCGCTCGCGCGTGATGCAGCTGGGCTACGGCCCGCAAGACTGGGAAGGCAAGCCGGTCATCGCCATCCTCAACACCTGGAGCGACATCGGCACCTGCCACGGCCACTTCAAGCAGCGCGTGGAAGACGTCAAGCGCGGCGTGCTGCAGGCCGGCGGCTTTCCGCTGGAGCTGCCCGCCCTGTCGCTGTCCGAATCCCTCGTCAAGCCGACCACCATGCTGTACCGCAACATGCTGGCGATGGACGTGGAAGAGTTGCTGCGCAGCCACCCGATTGACGGCGCGGTGCTGATGGGCGGCTGCGACAAGACCACGCCCGGCCTGGTGCTGGGCGCGCTGAGCGCGGGCGTGCCCTTCATCTACATGCCCGCCGGCCCCATGCTGCGCGGCAATGTCAAAGGAAAAATACTCGGATCGGGTTCGGACACCTGGAAATACTGGGACGAGCGCCGCGCCGGCAAGATCAACGCAACGCAGTGGCTCGAAGTCGAAGGCGGCATTGCGCGCAGCCACGGCCACTGCATGACCATGGGAACGGCCAGCACCATGACCGGGATCGCTGAAGCGATAGGCCTGACGCTGCCCGGCGCATCGTCGATTCCGGCGGTCGATTCCAACCACATCCGCATGGCCACCGAGTGCGGCCGCCGCGCCGTGAGCATGGTCTGGGAAGACCTCACGCCGGCCAAGATGCTGTCGCGCGCCTCGTTCGAGAACGCCATCACCGTGGCCATGGCCATGGGCTGCTCGACCAACGCCATCATCCATCTGGTGGCGATGTCGCGCCGCGCTGGCGAGCATTGCGCCGTGGGCTTGGACGACTTCGACGCCGCCAGCCGGCGCGTGCCGGTGATCGCCAACATCCGGCCCAGCGGCGATACCTACCTGATGGAAGATTTCTATTACGCCGGCGGCATGCTCGGCATGATGAGCGTGCTCAAGGACCACCTCAAGCTCGATGCGCTGACGGTCACCGGCAAGCCATTGGGCGAGAACCTGGTGGGTGCAGAGGTCTATAACCACGACGTGATCCGCCCGCTCGACAACCCGATCTACGCCGAAGGCGCGCTGGCCGTGCTGCGCGGCAACCTCGCGCCCGACGGCTGCGTGATCAAGCCCAGCGCCTGCGCGCCGCAGTATTTGCAGCACACCGGCCCGGCGCTGGTGTTCGACGACTACCCGTCGATGAAAGCGGCCGTCGATGACGAGAACCTCGACGTGACCGCCGACCACATCATGATCCTGCGCAACGCCGGCCCGCAGGGCGGACCCGGCATGCCCGAGTGGGGCATGCTGCCGATTCCGCTCAAGCTGGTCAAGCAGGGCGTCAAGGACATGCTGCGCATCTCGGATGCACGCATGAGCGGCACCAGCTACGGCGCCTGCATCCTGCACGTCGCGCCCGAGGCCTATATCGGCGGCCCGCTCGCGCTGGTGAAAACCGGCGACCTGATCACCGTCGATGTACCGGCGCGCAGCATCCACCTCGAAGTCAGCGACGACGAGCTGGCGCTGCGCCGCGCCGCCTGGACAGCGCCGCCCAAGCGCTTCGAGCGCGGCTACGGCTGGATGAGCGCGCGCCACATCCAGCAGGCCGACACCGGCTGCGATTTTGATTTTCTTGAAACCTCGTTCGGCGCGCCCATCGGCGAGCCCGACATTTACTAA
- a CDS encoding ribonuclease activity regulator RraA: MALNPATRDKLKTVSTATLCTALFKRGLRNQFIQDVHPVNPSLPNMVGEAFTLRYIPAREDLNPISVFQNPNHPQRVAVEQCPEGAVMVIDSRKDARAASAGSILISRLMVRGAAGMVTDGGFRDTPELAVLPFPTYHQRPSAPTNLTLHQALDINVPIGCGDVAVFPGDVIVGDQEGVFVIPAHMADEIADEAVEMTAFEDFVTEEVLKGRPIIGLYPPTLQQSKDDFAVWRKAKNR; encoded by the coding sequence ATGGCACTCAACCCCGCGACCCGAGACAAGCTCAAGACCGTCAGCACCGCCACGCTGTGCACCGCCCTGTTCAAGCGCGGCCTGCGCAACCAGTTCATCCAGGACGTGCATCCGGTCAACCCCAGCCTGCCCAACATGGTCGGCGAGGCCTTCACGCTGCGCTACATCCCGGCGCGCGAAGACCTGAACCCGATCAGCGTGTTCCAGAACCCGAATCACCCGCAGCGCGTGGCCGTCGAGCAGTGCCCCGAAGGCGCGGTCATGGTGATCGACAGCCGCAAGGATGCGCGCGCCGCATCGGCCGGCTCGATTTTGATCTCGCGCCTGATGGTGCGCGGCGCCGCTGGCATGGTCACCGACGGCGGCTTTCGCGACACGCCCGAACTCGCCGTGCTGCCCTTCCCCACCTACCACCAGCGGCCTTCGGCCCCGACCAACCTGACGCTGCACCAGGCGCTGGACATCAACGTGCCGATTGGCTGCGGCGATGTGGCGGTGTTTCCGGGCGATGTGATCGTCGGCGACCAGGAAGGCGTGTTCGTGATTCCGGCGCACATGGCCGACGAGATTGCCGACGAGGCGGTGGAGATGACCGCCTTCGAGGACTTCGTGACCGAGGAAGTGCTCAAGGGCCGGCCCATCATCGGCCTGTATCCACCGACCCTGCAGCAATCGAAGGACGACTTCGCGGTCTGGCGCAAGGCTAAAAACCGCTGA
- a CDS encoding acyl-CoA thioesterase — protein MTLPAHQLTMTVLMTPDMANFSGNVHGGTILKFLDQVAYACASRYAGRYVVTLSVDQVMFRQPIYVGELVTFQASVNYTGTSSMEIGIRVLAENIRTQELRHANSCFFTMVAVDDERKPVAVPPLRPFTPDERRRHASAEMRKQLRQEFAKRFEALRSSPT, from the coding sequence ATGACCCTGCCCGCGCACCAACTCACCATGACCGTGCTGATGACCCCCGACATGGCCAACTTTTCCGGCAATGTCCACGGCGGCACCATCCTGAAATTTCTGGACCAGGTCGCCTACGCCTGTGCCAGCCGCTACGCGGGGCGCTACGTCGTCACCCTGTCGGTGGACCAGGTGATGTTTCGCCAGCCGATCTACGTCGGTGAACTGGTCACGTTTCAGGCGTCGGTCAACTACACCGGCACCTCGTCGATGGAAATCGGCATTCGGGTGCTGGCGGAAAACATCCGCACCCAGGAACTGCGGCATGCCAACAGCTGCTTCTTCACGATGGTCGCGGTCGATGACGAGCGCAAGCCGGTGGCCGTACCCCCGCTGCGCCCGTTCACGCCGGACGAGCGGCGACGCCACGCATCGGCCGAGATGCGCAAGCAACTGCGCCAGGAATTCGCCAAGCGCTTCGAGGCGCTGCGCAGTTCCCCGACCTGA
- a CDS encoding GntR family transcriptional regulator, producing MARTRLTLPEIFTSTPAASRTGGRGLIGLEAYESLRTAILNCSFTPGMALSEVAVAEELGVSRAPVRDAFRRLVGDGLLEVTPQRGTFVTRLSRARIEDAIFVREVIECRAAELAAQAPLAERQKLNDVLARQIAASDQKNFIGHLLADEDLHYQILVLAGHPHAWNPLLLARTGMNRIRHIAIPELGGNRIAIDQHRSVIQAILEGDSARAAEQMLLHIRSPLRFVDAIEQRYPEYFVEE from the coding sequence ATGGCACGCACGCGATTAACCCTTCCTGAAATTTTCACCAGCACTCCTGCAGCCTCGCGTACCGGCGGTCGTGGGCTCATCGGGCTGGAGGCTTACGAAAGCCTGCGCACGGCCATCTTGAATTGCTCGTTCACGCCGGGCATGGCGCTGTCGGAAGTCGCGGTGGCCGAGGAACTGGGCGTGAGCCGCGCACCGGTGCGTGACGCGTTTCGCCGGCTGGTCGGCGATGGGTTGCTGGAAGTCACGCCGCAGCGCGGCACCTTCGTGACCCGCTTGAGCCGGGCCCGGATCGAGGATGCCATTTTTGTGCGTGAGGTGATTGAATGCCGCGCCGCCGAACTGGCCGCGCAGGCGCCCCTGGCCGAAAGGCAAAAGCTGAACGACGTGCTGGCGCGCCAGATAGCGGCGTCGGACCAGAAAAACTTCATCGGCCACCTGCTGGCCGATGAAGACCTGCACTACCAGATACTGGTGCTGGCGGGGCATCCGCACGCCTGGAACCCCTTGCTGCTGGCGCGCACCGGCATGAACCGGATCCGCCACATCGCCATTCCCGAACTGGGCGGCAACCGCATCGCCATCGACCAGCACCGGTCGGTGATCCAGGCCATCCTGGAAGGCGACAGCGCCCGGGCCGCCGAGCAGATGCTGCTGCACATCCGCTCGCCATTGCGCTTTGTGGACGCTATCGAGCAGCGGTATCCGGAGTATTTCGTCGAGGAGTGA
- a CDS encoding tripartite tricarboxylate transporter substrate binding protein, with amino-acid sequence MKHAFATVIAAAALTATGALCAQTFPSKPITIVVPASPGGAIDLAARLIGQKMTESMGQPVMIDNKAGATGIIGTDFVAKAAPDGYTLALVASSHAINPSIVKKMPFDTVKGFEPVALTHVVPLVLVVSPSLPAKSVKELIAYGKAHPGELSFASSGAGGAPHFSGELFKSMAGLDMTHIPYKGSTLAHPDLISGRTSLMFDTVAAVNVQIKASRVRALAVTTAKRSSILPDVPTMAEAGMPGFETSTWGGLLAPAGTPKATVARLNTEVNRILALPDVRKTLQDTGIEPGNGSPQQFGDFINAEMVKWAKVAKGANIQPE; translated from the coding sequence ATGAAACACGCTTTTGCCACCGTCATTGCCGCAGCGGCCCTGACCGCAACCGGGGCGCTGTGCGCCCAGACCTTCCCCTCCAAGCCCATCACCATCGTGGTGCCGGCGTCGCCCGGCGGCGCCATCGACCTGGCGGCCCGGTTGATCGGGCAGAAGATGACCGAGTCCATGGGCCAGCCGGTAATGATCGACAACAAGGCCGGGGCCACCGGCATCATCGGCACCGACTTCGTGGCCAAGGCCGCACCCGATGGCTACACGCTGGCACTGGTGGCCAGCAGCCACGCCATCAACCCGAGCATCGTGAAGAAGATGCCTTTCGACACCGTCAAGGGCTTCGAGCCGGTCGCGCTCACGCATGTGGTGCCGCTGGTGCTGGTGGTGTCGCCTTCGCTGCCTGCGAAGTCGGTCAAGGAACTGATTGCTTATGGCAAGGCGCATCCGGGCGAGTTGTCGTTTGCCTCCAGCGGCGCGGGCGGCGCGCCGCACTTCTCGGGCGAACTGTTCAAGAGCATGGCCGGGCTGGACATGACCCACATCCCCTACAAGGGCAGCACGCTGGCGCATCCCGACCTGATCAGCGGCCGCACGTCCCTGATGTTCGACACGGTGGCGGCCGTGAACGTGCAGATCAAGGCCAGCCGCGTCCGCGCGCTGGCGGTGACCACGGCCAAACGCTCGTCCATCCTGCCCGATGTGCCGACCATGGCCGAAGCCGGCATGCCGGGTTTCGAGACCAGCACCTGGGGCGGCCTGCTGGCTCCGGCGGGCACGCCCAAGGCCACGGTGGCCAGGCTCAACACCGAAGTCAACCGCATCCTGGCCCTGCCGGATGTGCGCAAAACGCTGCAGGATACCGGCATCGAGCCGGGTAACGGCTCGCCGCAGCAGTTCGGCGACTTCATCAATGCCGAGATGGTCAAATGGGCCAAAGTCGCCAAGGGCGCCAACATCCAGCCCGAATGA
- a CDS encoding nuclear transport factor 2 family protein, producing MNHHPTHVLINGSRAATADEAAVLQAMHALSQACLNASPAEITALTEPALSYSHSDAHIQTRDEFIAALLNGQSVFRAIELQGVSVQLAGDIALVRHQALYTTFNRGEPGLSDLQVSQVWQRTSGAWRLLLRQARKTSSTH from the coding sequence ATGAACCATCATCCCACCCATGTCCTCATCAACGGCTCGCGCGCAGCCACGGCCGACGAGGCCGCCGTGCTGCAGGCGATGCATGCCCTGAGCCAGGCCTGCCTGAACGCCAGCCCGGCCGAAATCACCGCGCTCACGGAGCCTGCGCTGAGCTACAGCCATTCCGACGCGCACATCCAGACGCGCGACGAGTTCATCGCGGCGCTGCTCAACGGCCAGTCGGTCTTTCGGGCCATCGAGCTACAGGGCGTGTCGGTGCAACTGGCGGGCGACATCGCGCTGGTGCGCCACCAGGCGCTGTACACCACGTTCAACCGGGGCGAGCCCGGCCTGTCGGACCTTCAGGTCAGCCAGGTCTGGCAGCGCACGAGCGGCGCCTGGCGCCTGCTGCTGCGCCAGGCCCGCAAAACCTCTTCAACACATTAA
- a CDS encoding 2-hydroxyacid dehydrogenase, whose amino-acid sequence MKHKLLQHAEIPPLRDTELHTRYDVHPLWKESDPQAFLVEHGPAFSGYVTSARFGVDEATLAALPNLKVISSFGVGTDTLPLEAASARGIAVGYTPDVLNDCVADTAFGLVMDVARRFSAADRFVRRGDWLKGQYPLATRVSGKRLGILGLGRIGQVVARRASGFDMEVRYHNRRPNPSVPYAYEATLESLARWADFLVVVSAGGPETRNLVSSDVLRALGPKGYLVNVSRGSVVDEGALIQALQDGAIAGAGLDVYADEPRVPDKLLGMEQVVLLPHLASATHETRQAMADLVLENLDSYFSTGKLRTGVPAST is encoded by the coding sequence ATGAAGCACAAACTCCTCCAGCACGCTGAAATCCCGCCCTTGCGCGACACCGAACTCCACACGCGCTATGACGTGCATCCGCTGTGGAAAGAATCCGACCCCCAGGCCTTCCTGGTCGAGCACGGCCCGGCGTTCAGCGGCTATGTGACCAGTGCGCGCTTCGGGGTGGACGAAGCCACGCTGGCGGCCCTGCCGAACCTCAAGGTCATCTCCAGCTTCGGCGTCGGCACCGACACCCTGCCGCTCGAAGCTGCCAGCGCGCGCGGCATTGCCGTGGGCTACACGCCCGACGTACTCAATGACTGCGTGGCCGACACCGCCTTTGGCCTGGTGATGGACGTGGCCCGCCGCTTCAGCGCGGCCGACCGCTTTGTGCGCCGGGGCGACTGGCTCAAGGGCCAGTACCCGCTGGCCACCCGCGTGAGCGGCAAGCGCCTGGGCATCCTCGGGCTGGGCCGCATCGGTCAGGTCGTGGCCCGGCGCGCCAGCGGCTTCGACATGGAGGTGCGCTATCACAACCGGCGCCCCAACCCGTCGGTTCCCTACGCCTACGAAGCCACGCTGGAATCGCTGGCCCGGTGGGCCGATTTCCTGGTGGTCGTCAGCGCGGGTGGCCCCGAGACGCGCAACCTGGTGTCAAGCGACGTGCTGCGCGCGCTCGGACCCAAGGGCTACCTGGTCAATGTGTCGCGCGGCTCGGTGGTCGATGAAGGTGCGCTGATTCAGGCGCTGCAGGACGGCGCGATTGCCGGTGCCGGCCTGGATGTGTACGCCGACGAGCCGCGCGTGCCCGACAAACTCCTGGGCATGGAACAAGTGGTGCTGCTGCCCCACCTGGCCAGCGCCACGCATGAAACCCGGCAGGCCATGGCCGACCTGGTGCTGGAGAACCTGGACAGCTATTTCAGCACCGGCAAGCTGCGCACGGGCGTGCCTGCCTCCACCTGA
- a CDS encoding LacI family DNA-binding transcriptional regulator — protein sequence MNPPSPQISRMEDVAREAGVARVTVSRALSHPDKVSPATRAAVRAAIERLGYVPNLTAGSLASKRSRIIGAIVPTLCNSWFADAMDGLAETLGAAGYQLMLGQSGYHIDQEAGLVEAFLGRKVDGLILTGVVHAPSVRERLRRNRLPVVEIWDMTDDPIDTVVGFSNLLIGEAVAGYLLQRGHRRIGFIGANEIRSGKRAQGLRQRLQAEGIGVAEATPVTPPSVIEDGARGLAELLALEPQLQAVFCSNDTLGVGALFECRRRGLQVPQDIAVVGFSDLAIAAACVPALTTVQVNSRELGRRAALVLLQRLGSAPAEEAAPSRVIDLGFQIIEREST from the coding sequence TTGAATCCACCGTCCCCTCAAATCAGCCGCATGGAAGACGTGGCGCGCGAAGCCGGCGTGGCGCGCGTCACCGTTTCGCGCGCCCTTAGCCATCCCGACAAGGTGTCGCCCGCCACGCGCGCGGCCGTGCGCGCCGCCATCGAGCGACTGGGCTATGTGCCCAACCTCACCGCCGGCAGCCTGGCGTCCAAACGCTCCCGCATCATCGGCGCCATCGTGCCGACCCTGTGCAACTCCTGGTTTGCCGACGCCATGGACGGCCTGGCCGAAACGCTGGGCGCGGCCGGCTACCAGCTCATGCTGGGCCAGTCGGGCTACCACATCGACCAGGAAGCCGGCCTGGTCGAAGCTTTTCTGGGCCGCAAGGTGGACGGGCTGATCCTGACCGGCGTGGTGCATGCGCCCTCGGTGCGCGAGCGGCTGCGCCGCAACCGCTTGCCGGTGGTCGAGATCTGGGACATGACCGACGACCCCATCGACACCGTGGTCGGGTTTTCCAACCTGCTGATTGGCGAGGCGGTCGCCGGCTACCTGCTCCAGCGCGGCCACCGGCGGATCGGCTTCATCGGCGCGAACGAGATCCGCTCGGGCAAACGCGCGCAGGGACTGCGCCAGCGCCTGCAAGCCGAGGGGATCGGCGTCGCGGAGGCCACGCCCGTGACGCCACCTTCGGTCATTGAAGACGGCGCCCGGGGCCTGGCCGAGCTGCTGGCGCTGGAGCCGCAACTGCAGGCGGTGTTCTGCAGCAACGACACGCTGGGCGTGGGCGCCTTGTTCGAGTGCCGCCGCCGTGGCCTGCAGGTGCCGCAGGACATCGCGGTGGTCGGCTTTTCAGACCTGGCGATAGCCGCCGCCTGCGTGCCCGCGCTGACCACCGTGCAGGTCAACTCCCGCGAACTCGGCCGCCGTGCGGCGCTGGTGCTGCTGCAGCGGCTGGGCAGCGCCCCGGCCGAAGAAGCCGCACCGTCGCGGGTGATCGACCTGGGCTTTCAGATCATCGAGCGCGAAAGCACCTGA
- a CDS encoding ATP-binding protein, which translates to MSSVLTANSPIGAAPLKSRQPGKRAASWGGLASLGKYREIIIAVALFLLFDLGVLVLNFYTSFKIDQDTVAINLSGRQRYVSQRVARTLLELDAMRTAGLAYKPETLAELRNGTKIFQMSHVAFREGGTIPGGDGKPVYLEPVVSERGRALEDKVEALWRPYYELLQPLMRNDDFAPGQLAAALTYSQANNIKLLGVANDFVTETQQIGASRASVLRMVQTGGIILALLNFAFILFKFLRRLTTSDAAIEAANEENREILTSVREGLFLLTPEHQLGSQLSSSAHDLFGKTLAPGQDFFELLSPLVSEKALKDAQDYVELLFSPHVKEKLIQGINPLAEVELTVKNRLGQNTARYLSFYFNRVQDGGTVRHLLVTVQDITQKVELKAKLSDERQRSQKELSMMLKAFETDPAMMRMFVERAEVSLLEVNDLLRSTSSATSETQVLKAVDGAYRRIHAIKGDASSMGLEILASLAHQFESELQKLKDSGAATGEALLALPLPLEDLLSKVAAFKKLSQNRSASPALPSPESVLQGLNASLAKLAGDVAVDCGKRVNATVRMGSALDMPADKMDLVREVAVQLVRNAVVHGVEAPLTRLACNKAAEGQVEVNLGRDEGGQWLLSVRDDGAGLDPVHVRRRLLELKWYTAEQLESFSDKQIASQIFKPGFSTAQAASQHAGRGVGLDLVQSNVQRLGARLLLSSNPGQHTEFKIYFAA; encoded by the coding sequence ATGTCTTCAGTTTTGACCGCCAACAGCCCCATCGGGGCCGCACCCCTCAAAAGCCGGCAACCCGGCAAGCGCGCAGCGAGTTGGGGCGGCCTTGCTTCCCTGGGTAAATACCGCGAAATCATCATTGCGGTCGCCCTGTTCCTGCTGTTCGACCTCGGGGTGCTGGTGCTGAACTTCTACACCTCGTTCAAGATCGACCAGGACACCGTTGCCATCAACCTGTCAGGCCGCCAGCGCTATGTTTCACAACGCGTCGCACGCACCTTGCTGGAACTCGACGCCATGCGCACCGCAGGCCTTGCGTACAAGCCCGAGACGCTGGCCGAACTGCGCAACGGTACCAAGATCTTCCAGATGTCGCATGTGGCCTTCCGTGAAGGCGGGACGATTCCCGGCGGCGATGGCAAACCGGTTTACCTGGAGCCCGTGGTGTCCGAGCGCGGGCGCGCACTTGAGGACAAGGTCGAAGCCCTGTGGCGGCCTTATTACGAGCTGCTGCAGCCTTTAATGCGCAACGACGACTTCGCGCCGGGGCAGCTGGCCGCAGCGCTGACGTACAGCCAGGCCAACAACATCAAGCTCCTGGGCGTCGCCAATGACTTCGTCACCGAAACCCAGCAGATCGGCGCGTCCCGGGCCAGCGTGCTGCGCATGGTGCAGACCGGCGGCATCATCCTGGCGCTGCTGAACTTCGCTTTTATCCTGTTCAAGTTCCTGCGCCGCCTGACGACCTCGGATGCGGCCATCGAGGCGGCGAACGAAGAAAACCGGGAAATCCTCACCAGCGTGCGGGAAGGCCTGTTTCTGCTCACGCCCGAACACCAGTTGGGCTCGCAACTGTCCAGCTCAGCCCATGATTTGTTTGGCAAGACCCTCGCTCCCGGGCAGGATTTTTTTGAACTGCTGTCCCCCCTGGTTTCCGAGAAAGCGCTCAAGGACGCGCAGGACTATGTCGAACTCCTGTTCTCACCGCATGTGAAGGAAAAGCTGATCCAGGGCATCAACCCGCTGGCGGAAGTAGAACTGACCGTCAAAAACCGGCTGGGCCAGAATACGGCCCGCTACCTGTCCTTTTACTTCAACCGGGTGCAGGACGGTGGCACCGTGCGCCATCTGCTGGTCACGGTGCAGGACATCACCCAGAAAGTCGAGTTGAAAGCCAAGCTGTCCGACGAGCGCCAGCGCTCGCAAAAAGAGCTGTCCATGATGCTCAAGGCATTCGAAACCGACCCGGCCATGATGCGCATGTTTGTCGAACGCGCCGAAGTTTCGCTACTCGAAGTCAATGACCTGCTGCGCAGCACCTCGTCGGCCACGTCGGAAACGCAGGTGCTCAAGGCGGTTGACGGCGCTTACCGCCGCATCCATGCCATCAAGGGCGACGCCTCCTCCATGGGCCTGGAAATCCTGGCCTCGCTGGCCCATCAATTCGAAAGCGAACTGCAAAAACTCAAGGACAGCGGTGCCGCCACTGGTGAGGCACTGCTGGCCCTACCCTTGCCACTCGAAGACCTGCTGTCGAAGGTGGCAGCCTTCAAGAAACTGAGCCAGAACAGGTCAGCCAGCCCGGCCCTGCCGTCACCAGAGTCGGTGCTTCAAGGACTCAACGCCAGCCTGGCCAAATTGGCCGGCGATGTGGCGGTTGACTGCGGCAAGCGCGTCAATGCCACCGTGCGCATGGGCAGCGCCCTGGACATGCCGGCGGACAAAATGGATCTGGTGCGCGAAGTGGCCGTCCAGCTGGTTCGCAATGCCGTGGTGCATGGCGTCGAGGCGCCTCTAACCCGGCTGGCCTGCAACAAGGCCGCCGAAGGACAGGTCGAGGTCAACCTGGGCCGCGATGAAGGCGGCCAATGGCTGCTCAGCGTGCGCGATGACGGCGCGGGCCTCGATCCGGTCCATGTGCGCCGCCGCCTGCTGGAACTGAAGTGGTACACCGCCGAGCAGCTGGAAAGCTTCAGCGACAAGCAAATCGCCTCGCAAATCTTCAAGCCCGGCTTTTCCACTGCCCAGGCCGCGAGCCAGCATGCCGGCCGGGGCGTCGGCCTGGACCTGGTGCAATCCAATGTGCAGCGCCTGGGCGCGCGCTTGCTGCTGTCCAGCAACCCGGGCCAGCACACCGAGTTCAAGATTTATTTTGCAGCCTGA
- a CDS encoding response regulator transcription factor: MRLMIVDDSNMIRTRIARVVQNGGLKGVVLAGLAKNGKEAVRLAMVTRPEVVTMDLTMPEMDGIECIQALLQFDPSINILVVSALSDKSTAIQALRLGARGFVAKPFSDEELQIALLDVAEAR, translated from the coding sequence ATGCGACTGATGATCGTTGACGACTCCAACATGATCCGCACCCGCATTGCGCGCGTGGTCCAAAACGGTGGCCTGAAGGGCGTGGTGCTGGCAGGACTGGCCAAAAACGGCAAGGAAGCCGTGCGTTTGGCGATGGTCACGCGCCCCGAGGTCGTGACCATGGACCTGACCATGCCCGAAATGGACGGCATCGAATGCATTCAGGCCTTGCTGCAGTTCGATCCGTCCATCAACATCCTGGTGGTCAGCGCACTGAGCGACAAGTCAACGGCGATCCAGGCGCTCAGGCTGGGTGCGCGCGGCTTTGTCGCCAAACCGTTCTCGGACGAAGAGCTGCAAATCGCGCTGCTCGACGTTGCAGAGGCACGCTAA
- a CDS encoding chemotaxis protein CheX, with the protein MATLNETDLKLFVDSIRTYLKVTTRQEPQITSAFLGTEDLEGFEFNGIVTFSGSHNGHVVVSMPARLVREILLLQHETDLRDSNLLDAVGEIANTLAGNARKSLGSELDISVPVKVQGLNSIKARVRKHPYVITLRWNHYEAMVCVDMDRRH; encoded by the coding sequence ATGGCGACACTCAACGAAACCGACCTCAAGCTTTTTGTCGATTCCATCCGCACCTACCTGAAAGTCACCACCCGGCAGGAACCTCAAATCACCTCTGCCTTTCTGGGCACGGAGGATCTGGAAGGCTTTGAATTCAATGGCATCGTCACCTTTTCCGGCAGCCATAACGGCCATGTCGTCGTGTCCATGCCAGCCAGGCTGGTGCGCGAGATTTTGTTGCTGCAGCATGAAACCGACTTGAGGGACAGCAACCTGCTGGACGCCGTCGGCGAAATCGCCAACACCCTGGCCGGCAATGCCCGCAAATCGCTGGGGTCGGAACTCGATATATCGGTCCCTGTCAAGGTCCAGGGCCTGAACAGCATCAAGGCCAGGGTGCGCAAGCATCCCTATGTCATCACCCTGCGCTGGAACCACTACGAGGCCATGGTCTGCGTGGACATGGATCGCAGGCATTGA